The Triticum aestivum cultivar Chinese Spring chromosome 7B, IWGSC CS RefSeq v2.1, whole genome shotgun sequence genome window below encodes:
- the LOC123161050 gene encoding cytochrome P450 84A1, whose translation MAAFAKIAMECLHDPLIWLLLASVALVILQRRRLNPPPLPPGPKPLPIIGNMMMADQLTHRGLAALAKQYGGLLHLRLGSLRVFAVSTPEYAREVLQAQDSDFWYRPASIVIRYLTYGCSDMAFAHDGPYWRQMRKLCVTKLFSRRRAETWLAVRDGYGELARAVGRSSGEAVNLGELIFKHTVSIIFRAAFGVRDVQGLDEFIPMFKEFSKFLEAFHVGDFFPWLSWMGRRGFDRGLRTVRGALGTFVDKIIDEHVRRGKNPDDADADMVDGLLALLADANQASGEDDLRFTRDNVRAMMMDMLFGGPDTVGFTIEWAMAEMIHCPDILLRLQQELVDNVGLDRIVDELDLGKLPFLKCVIKEMLQMHPPIPIHLHGNTKDCVLGGYSVPSGSRVFINAWAINHDGEAWKNPDTFRPSRFMPDEEATGLDLKGGCYELLSFGSGRRSCPAQGLGQHAVEFAIAQLVHGFNWKLPGDMKPTELDMSDMNGVTVSRATRLYAVPTPRLTCPL comes from the exons ATGGCGGCCTTTGCAAAGATCGCCATGGAGTGCCTGCACGATCCCCTCATCTGGCTTCTTCTTGCGTCGGTGGCCTTGGTCATCCTGCAAAGACGGCGGCTGAACCCGCCGCCGCTCCCTCCAGGCCCCAAGCCGCTGCCGATCATCGGCAACATGATGATGGCGGACCAGTTGACCCACCGTGGCCTGGCGGCGCTGGCAAAGCAGTACGGCGGGTTGCTGCACCTCCGCCTGGGCTCGCTCCGCGTCTTCGCGGTGTCGACCCCGGAGTACGCGCGCGAGGTGCTCCAGGCGCAGGACAGCGACTTCTGGTACCGTCCAGCCTCCATCGTCATCCGCTACCTCACCTACGGCTGCTCCGACATGGCGTTCGCGCACGACGGGCCCTACTGGCGCCAGATGCGCAAGCTGTGCGTCACCAAGCTCTTCAGCCGCCGGCGCGCCGAGACCTGGCTGGCCGTGCGCGACGGGTACGGGGAGCTCGCCAGGGCCGTCGGCAGGTCCAGCGGCGAGGCCGTGAACCTCGGCGAGCTCATCTTCAAGCACACCGTGAGCATCATCTTCCGGGCCGCCTTCGGCGTGCGGGACGTCCAAGGGCTAGACGAGTTCATCCCCATGTTCAAGGAGTTCTCCAAGTTCTTAGAAGCGTTCCACGTCGGTGACTTCTTCCCTTGGCTTAGCTGGATGGGCCGGCGGGGCTTCGACCGCGGCCTCCGCACCGTGCGCGGCGCTCTCGGAACGTTTGTGGACAAGATCATTGACGAGCACGTGAGGAGGGGCAAGaaccccgacgacgccgacgctgACATGGTAGACGGCCTACTCGCGCTCCTCGCTGATGCGAACCAAGCCAGCGGGGAGGACGACCTCCGCTTCACCCGCGACAACGTTAGGGCCATGATGATG GACATGTTGTTCGGTGGACCGGACACGGTGGGGTTCACCATTGAGTGGGCGATGGCAGAGATGATTCATTGCCCTGACATCCTTCTGCGGCTGCAGCAGGAGCTCGTCGACAATGTGGGGCTTGACCGGATTGTTGACGAATTGGACCTTGGCAAGCTCCCCTTCCTCAAGTGTGTCATCAAGGAGATGCTCCAAATGCACCCACCGATCCCGATTCACCTCCACGGGAACACCAAAGATTGCGTCCTCGGTGGCTACTCAGTGCCCAGCGGCTCCCGTGTGTTCATCAACGCGTGGGCGATCAACCATGACGGCGAGGCGTGGAAGAACCCTGACACGTTCCGACCATCGAGGTTCATGCCAGATGAGGAAGCCACCGGGCTGGATCTCAAGGGTGGCTGCTATGAGTTATTGTCGTTCGGTTCGGGTCGACGCTCGTGCCCAGCACAGGGGCTTGGTCAGCACGCCGTGGAGTTTGCCATCGCGCAGCTTGTGCATGGGTTCAACTGGAAGCTACCCGGTGACATGAAACCAACGGAGCTCGACATGAGCGACATGAACGGTGTCACCGTGTCCCGCGCCACACGACTCTATGCGGTTCCCACACCCCGGCTCACTTGTCCTTTGTAA